A portion of the Candidatus Neomarinimicrobiota bacterium genome contains these proteins:
- a CDS encoding RidA family protein, protein MNKEVITTSGAPKPVGAYSQAVKSGNFLFVSGQIPLDPETGEIISGDFREQTRRVLNNIMAILDASGMSAENVIKTNVYMTDLTNFPIVNEVYAEFFKSDPPARAAVEVSKLPLNVEIEIECIAETE, encoded by the coding sequence ATGAATAAGGAGGTTATAACAACGTCAGGTGCACCTAAACCGGTGGGAGCCTATAGCCAGGCTGTAAAAAGTGGTAATTTTCTTTTTGTATCAGGTCAAATACCACTTGATCCGGAAACCGGTGAAATTATCAGTGGTGATTTTAGGGAGCAGACTCGCCGAGTTTTGAATAATATTATGGCTATCCTTGACGCTTCGGGTATGTCTGCCGAAAATGTTATTAAGACAAACGTTTATATGACCGATCTTACAAACTTTCCGATAGTGAACGAGGTCTATGCCGAGTTTTTTAAGTCGGACCCACCTGCGAGGGCAGCGGTAGAAGTATCCAAATTGCCGCTAAACGTTGAAATTGAAATCGAATGTATTGCGGAAACAGAGTAA